In one Umezawaea sp. Da 62-37 genomic region, the following are encoded:
- a CDS encoding antitoxin, giving the protein MNFDEIKNKAGELLEQNHEKVDQGIDKAAEFAAGKFGHDDQIKSVAEKAKDFLPGGQ; this is encoded by the coding sequence ATGAACTTCGATGAGATCAAGAACAAGGCCGGCGAGCTTCTGGAGCAGAACCACGAGAAGGTCGACCAGGGCATCGACAAGGCCGCCGAGTTCGCGGCGGGCAAGTTCGGGCACGACGACCAGATCAAGTCTGTTGCCGAGAAGGCCAAGGACTTCCTCCCGGGTGGGCAGTGA
- a CDS encoding thiolase family protein, with the protein MSRALVLDVARTPFGRYRGGLAGVRVDDLAALPIVELLRRHHTDLDPARIDDVLYGNTNGAGEENRNVARMAGLLAGLPTSVPGATVNRLCASGGEAVVQAARAISLGDADLLVAGGVEGMTRAPFVVPKSEKPFPDRMEGVSTTLGWRLVNPRMPIRWTSPLGRAAEDVAVELGITRDRMDAFALRSHRRAAAAWDAGLHDGFAFPVQLPDGTTIRRDESVRPETSAERLKNLKSAFSENGPVTAGNSSPLNDGAAAALIGTDQIATELGLEPLGEIIGSTTTATDPRQFTLAPVDAIRKLMARRHFNASEVALWEINEAFAAMTLTVLHHLPEIDPEKVNVHGGAIAYGHPLGASMPRVIFDLCRHLRARGGGLGIAAACVGVGQGMAIAIRT; encoded by the coding sequence ATGTCGCGAGCACTTGTCCTCGACGTCGCCCGCACCCCGTTCGGCCGCTACCGGGGCGGTCTCGCGGGCGTCAGGGTCGACGACCTGGCGGCGCTGCCCATCGTCGAACTGCTGCGCAGGCACCACACCGACCTCGACCCGGCCAGGATCGACGACGTCCTCTACGGCAACACCAACGGCGCGGGCGAGGAGAACCGCAACGTCGCCCGAATGGCCGGCCTCCTCGCGGGCCTGCCCACCAGCGTCCCCGGCGCCACCGTCAACCGCCTGTGCGCCTCCGGCGGCGAAGCCGTCGTGCAGGCCGCACGCGCCATTTCACTGGGCGACGCCGACCTCCTGGTCGCGGGCGGCGTCGAAGGCATGACCCGCGCCCCCTTCGTGGTCCCGAAGTCGGAAAAACCCTTCCCGGACCGCATGGAAGGCGTCTCCACCACCCTCGGCTGGCGCTTGGTCAACCCCCGCATGCCGATCAGGTGGACTTCTCCGCTCGGCCGCGCGGCCGAGGACGTCGCAGTGGAACTGGGCATCACCCGCGACCGCATGGACGCCTTCGCCCTGCGCTCCCACCGCCGCGCCGCCGCCGCCTGGGACGCGGGCCTGCACGACGGCTTCGCCTTCCCGGTACAACTCCCCGACGGCACCACCATCCGCCGCGACGAATCCGTCCGCCCGGAAACCAGCGCCGAAAGGCTGAAGAACCTGAAGTCGGCGTTCTCGGAAAACGGCCCGGTCACCGCGGGCAATTCCTCACCGCTCAACGACGGAGCCGCCGCCGCCCTCATCGGCACCGACCAAATCGCCACCGAACTGGGCCTCGAACCACTGGGCGAGATCATCGGCAGCACCACCACCGCAACCGACCCACGCCAATTCACACTGGCCCCCGTCGACGCCATCCGCAAACTGATGGCCCGACGCCACTTCAACGCCTCGGAAGTAGCACTGTGGGAAATCAACGAGGCATTCGCCGCCATGACCCTCACCGTGCTCCACCACCTACCGGAAATCGACCCCGAAAAGGTCAACGTCCACGGCGGCGCCATCGCCTACGGCCACCCCCTGGGCGCCTCCATGCCCCGCGTCATCTTCGACCTCTGCCGCCACCTACGGGCTCGCGGCGGCGGCCTCGGCATCGCCGCCGCATGTGTCGGCGTAGGCCAGGGCATGGCCATCGCAATCCGCACCTGA
- a CDS encoding thioester domain-containing protein produces the protein MASRLSASRVGAAVLGASIALLASAIPASAEVHVKPKGEWDQEGIGVYLEGNGDSLTTSLIGLQIDNTDTKVQSYCVELPTPLKGGHGLKEVAWDKHPNPKTKFKENAAKVSWILQNSFPLVAADDISKVEALKGHKISEKEAIAATQAAIWHFSDDAKLDKAKVVKSDDKETRGDVLAVYEYLTGDANQGNVEQPTPTLALDPADKAGAPGDLIGPFTITTTAGEVVLKADLPQGVTLADKDGNTLSDPQGGTFAVKDAGTKTKEFWVKVPADAADGKASFSVEANATLTQGRLFVSSNDQLQTQSLIVASPSKVSLKAPGTASWTAGEATSTPPSTTTTESAPPTSTTESTPASETPTTTTEPVPAGGSSGETGGLASTGASIFVPLIIGIVLVGGGAGALLVMRRRKSTPQNPAQ, from the coding sequence ATGGCATCCCGGTTGAGCGCGTCGCGCGTTGGTGCGGCAGTCCTCGGCGCCTCCATCGCCCTGCTGGCTTCGGCCATCCCGGCTTCGGCTGAGGTCCACGTCAAGCCCAAGGGCGAATGGGACCAGGAGGGCATCGGCGTTTACCTGGAGGGCAACGGGGACTCGCTGACCACGAGCCTCATCGGCCTCCAGATCGACAACACCGACACCAAGGTCCAGTCCTACTGCGTCGAGCTCCCGACCCCCCTCAAGGGCGGCCACGGGCTCAAGGAAGTCGCTTGGGACAAGCACCCCAACCCCAAGACGAAGTTCAAGGAGAACGCGGCCAAGGTCAGCTGGATCCTGCAGAACAGCTTCCCGCTGGTCGCGGCCGACGACATCTCGAAGGTCGAGGCCCTGAAGGGCCACAAGATCAGCGAGAAGGAGGCCATCGCGGCCACCCAGGCGGCGATCTGGCACTTCAGCGACGACGCCAAGCTCGACAAGGCGAAGGTCGTCAAGTCCGACGACAAGGAGACCAGGGGCGACGTCCTCGCGGTCTACGAGTACCTGACCGGCGACGCCAACCAGGGCAACGTCGAGCAGCCGACCCCGACGCTGGCGCTCGACCCGGCCGACAAGGCCGGTGCCCCCGGCGACCTGATCGGGCCGTTCACCATCACGACCACCGCCGGTGAGGTCGTCCTCAAGGCGGACCTGCCGCAGGGCGTCACGCTGGCGGACAAGGACGGCAACACGCTGTCCGACCCGCAGGGCGGCACGTTCGCGGTCAAGGACGCGGGCACCAAGACCAAGGAGTTCTGGGTCAAGGTCCCGGCGGACGCCGCCGACGGCAAGGCCTCGTTCTCCGTCGAGGCGAACGCCACCCTCACCCAGGGCCGCCTGTTCGTCAGCAGCAACGACCAGCTGCAGACCCAGTCCCTGATCGTGGCCTCCCCGTCGAAGGTCAGCCTCAAGGCTCCGGGCACCGCTTCCTGGACGGCGGGCGAGGCGACCAGCACGCCGCCGTCCACCACGACCACCGAGTCCGCCCCGCCGACCTCCACCACGGAGTCGACGCCCGCCTCGGAGACGCCCACCACGACCACCGAGCCCGTCCCTGCCGGTGGCAGCAGCGGTGAGACCGGCGGTCTCGCCAGCACCGGTGCGTCGATCTTCGTGCCGCTGATCATCGGCATCGTGCTCGTCGGCGGTGGCGCAGGCGCGCTGCTGGTGATGCGCCGTCGGAAGTCGACCCCGCAGAACCCCGCGCAGTAG
- a CDS encoding BNR-4 repeat-containing protein produces MRLMAPPLLMLSVLTAPAHATPERAANFTTTTTATSVAARSDRRPVAGGLYDAVAKRTFVSWAGQYEDNYAQSFDHRTGVWSAPVKYADGDSDSHNYPTLVQAGDGHLLSFRGRHNVELVLNRSPEAHSSEGVWSERVISTNAATYPMPFVLADGTIYVFFRETSHDLDPTIPTDTRPMLYVVSKDNGRTWKTSTELTGTPFAIGSTGRADNMNEIYIGQLRQEPDGRVRIVYTLAGGGPEGHLHDRYHRNIYYTWFNPKNLHFYSASGRDLGTQIDDADQERYLKVAETPLALPGAVKSPDYIQLVGTTLGLPFLLWFSGDEAGGPLHNYLSWWNGSRWQTKEVARGLRVREMEPLGPATWRVYATEDGKPNVNTYLVRLGRTWAAEAVIPTAKPVQRIELVKDFRDPVRVLLSGASSAREVAVADGDITVAGVARR; encoded by the coding sequence ATGCGCCTGATGGCGCCGCCGCTGCTGATGCTCTCGGTCCTGACCGCTCCGGCGCACGCCACCCCGGAGAGGGCCGCGAACTTCACCACGACGACCACGGCCACCTCGGTCGCCGCCCGCAGCGACCGCCGCCCGGTCGCGGGCGGTCTGTACGACGCCGTCGCGAAGAGGACCTTCGTGTCCTGGGCGGGCCAGTACGAGGACAACTACGCCCAGTCGTTCGACCACCGCACCGGCGTGTGGTCGGCTCCCGTCAAGTACGCCGACGGCGACTCCGACTCGCACAACTACCCGACGCTCGTGCAGGCCGGGGACGGGCACCTGCTCTCGTTCCGCGGCAGGCACAACGTCGAGCTGGTCCTGAACCGCTCCCCGGAGGCGCACTCGTCGGAGGGCGTCTGGTCCGAGCGGGTGATCTCGACGAACGCGGCGACCTACCCGATGCCGTTCGTGCTGGCCGACGGCACGATCTACGTGTTCTTCCGCGAGACCTCGCACGACCTCGACCCGACGATCCCGACCGACACCCGTCCCATGCTCTACGTGGTCTCCAAGGACAACGGCCGGACCTGGAAGACCTCCACGGAGCTGACCGGCACCCCGTTCGCGATCGGCTCGACCGGCCGCGCGGACAACATGAACGAGATCTACATCGGCCAACTCCGGCAGGAGCCCGACGGCCGGGTGCGGATCGTCTACACGCTGGCGGGCGGCGGCCCCGAGGGGCACCTGCACGACCGGTACCACCGCAACATCTACTACACCTGGTTCAACCCGAAGAACCTTCATTTCTACTCGGCGAGCGGCCGCGACCTGGGCACGCAGATCGACGACGCGGACCAGGAGCGGTACCTCAAGGTGGCCGAGACGCCGTTGGCGCTGCCGGGCGCGGTGAAGTCCCCGGACTACATCCAGCTCGTCGGCACGACGCTCGGCCTGCCGTTCCTGCTGTGGTTCAGCGGTGACGAGGCGGGCGGCCCCCTGCACAACTACTTGTCGTGGTGGAACGGCTCGCGCTGGCAGACCAAGGAGGTCGCGCGCGGGCTGCGGGTGCGGGAGATGGAGCCGCTGGGCCCGGCCACCTGGCGGGTCTACGCGACCGAGGACGGCAAGCCCAACGTCAACACCTACCTGGTCCGGCTGGGTCGCACGTGGGCGGCGGAGGCGGTCATCCCGACCGCGAAGCCGGTGCAGCGGATCGAGCTGGTCAAGGACTTCCGCGACCCGGTCCGGGTGCTGCTGTCCGGCGCGTCCTCGGCCCGCGAGGTGGCCGTCGCCGACGGCGACATCACCGTGGCGGGCGTCGCGCGCCGCTGA
- a CDS encoding putative glycolipid-binding domain-containing protein encodes MVTWQGYREPRLEQVRLLLSDQRRLRASGRLVTAGPDEAFSASFEVGVGEEGTVKRLLLRSATVEEEKQISLSRTADGAWLVDSGKGSERAEFDGAMDVDVQFVVLFNSIPIRRLGLHREAGEHVLPVVRVSLPDLSVKVVEQTYRTVSVGDGTSVVNFSSGDFSADVVVDAQGIVADYPSVSRRI; translated from the coding sequence ATGGTGACCTGGCAGGGCTACCGGGAGCCCCGGCTGGAGCAGGTGCGCCTGCTCCTGTCCGACCAGCGGCGCCTCCGCGCGTCCGGACGACTCGTCACCGCGGGGCCCGACGAGGCGTTCAGCGCCTCGTTCGAGGTCGGAGTGGGTGAAGAGGGCACGGTGAAGCGGCTGCTGCTGCGCAGCGCCACCGTGGAGGAGGAGAAGCAGATCTCGCTGAGCCGGACCGCTGACGGCGCGTGGCTGGTGGACAGCGGCAAGGGGTCCGAGCGCGCCGAGTTCGACGGCGCGATGGACGTGGACGTGCAGTTCGTGGTGCTGTTCAACTCGATCCCTATCCGGAGGTTGGGGCTGCACCGGGAGGCTGGGGAGCATGTGCTTCCGGTTGTCCGGGTGTCGTTGCCGGATCTGTCGGTGAAGGTCGTGGAGCAGACCTACCGGACGGTGTCGGTGGGGGATGGGACTTCGGTGGTGAACTTCAGTTCGGGGGATTTCTCGGCTGATGTCGTGGTGGACGCGCAGGGGATCGTGGCGGATTATCCGTCGGTGTCGCGTCGGATTTGA
- a CDS encoding fibronectin type III domain-containing protein: MQRRRLIAVLAGLAVLVGAVFVLRDGAAPPVQGSSDPVSLSRFVDDRVEYREERQALAAPSDLKLTSLDITSLRATWTPTVGYGYEVRWHDQVRLVLVPETEITGLIANDEITVEVRAVDAEGHRSAPASMEAVPRLQYNEAWADRLVAPVDHFDGPAALSSHRWRVLGADDCLGLRSLPGAKRVEVTCDNAELQSNMQLVLSEPQDDGAIGRVVLTMDGPGTDPNGFNQEVAITLLPEPFDDLPWLGMYDSVSAPNKIPPGAVILHVNPFGASFSQGVDVPSSSRVVEVSGRSIVPSTGVRHRWELRVLPDALVALRDGEVMAAAPAVVPWKAARARLAFRDAKGTTIDSFGVGGVAENPRSTSVITLGPSSREPSATTLGTLSSVQFRNAESLRVVAGVYGNNDAAVTVHLGDREVLAKPMFPWGAVGPTVATTLYADFPLPDPAIGDSPKLRLTSTTDIDSAAAAVVLHDKADAPARKPPKLADLGPTTPKVGRPRLSVAHETNASPPTQFPAGGRIRIELVVGERDHVIAPTAGVIIDLDGERLVTLPTTADGPSAGGRYEFWLDAAGLGAGGHTMSARVQPVDPAVPVRDTKQVFEIRTG; the protein is encoded by the coding sequence GTGCAACGTCGCAGGCTGATCGCGGTCCTCGCAGGGCTCGCAGTGCTCGTGGGCGCGGTGTTCGTGCTGCGCGACGGGGCGGCGCCCCCGGTGCAGGGGTCTTCCGATCCGGTCAGCCTGTCGCGGTTCGTCGACGACCGGGTCGAGTACCGCGAGGAGCGGCAGGCGCTGGCGGCGCCGTCGGACCTGAAGCTCACCTCGCTGGACATCACGAGCCTGCGGGCGACCTGGACGCCGACGGTCGGCTACGGCTACGAGGTGCGCTGGCACGACCAGGTGCGGCTGGTGCTCGTGCCGGAGACCGAGATCACCGGTCTGATCGCCAACGACGAGATCACCGTCGAGGTCCGCGCGGTCGACGCGGAGGGCCACCGGTCGGCGCCGGCGAGCATGGAGGCGGTGCCGCGGTTGCAGTACAACGAGGCGTGGGCGGACCGGCTGGTCGCGCCGGTCGACCACTTCGACGGGCCCGCGGCGCTGTCGTCGCACCGGTGGCGCGTGCTCGGCGCGGACGACTGCCTCGGGCTGCGGTCGCTGCCCGGCGCGAAGCGGGTCGAGGTCACCTGCGACAACGCCGAACTCCAGTCGAACATGCAGCTCGTGCTCTCCGAACCGCAGGACGACGGCGCGATCGGCAGGGTCGTGCTCACCATGGACGGTCCCGGCACGGATCCGAACGGCTTCAACCAGGAGGTGGCGATCACGCTGCTGCCGGAGCCGTTCGACGACCTGCCGTGGCTGGGGATGTACGACAGCGTGTCGGCACCGAACAAGATCCCGCCCGGCGCGGTGATCCTGCACGTCAACCCGTTCGGCGCGAGCTTCAGCCAGGGCGTCGACGTGCCCAGTTCGTCACGGGTCGTGGAGGTGAGCGGGCGGTCGATCGTGCCGTCCACCGGGGTGCGGCACCGCTGGGAGCTGCGGGTCCTGCCGGACGCGCTGGTGGCGCTGCGCGACGGCGAGGTGATGGCGGCGGCGCCGGCGGTCGTGCCGTGGAAGGCGGCGCGCGCCCGGCTGGCGTTCCGGGACGCGAAGGGCACGACGATCGACTCGTTCGGGGTCGGCGGCGTCGCGGAGAACCCGCGGTCCACGTCGGTCATCACGTTGGGCCCGTCGTCGCGGGAGCCGTCCGCGACGACGTTGGGCACCCTGTCGTCCGTGCAGTTCCGCAACGCCGAGTCGCTGCGGGTCGTGGCGGGCGTGTACGGCAACAACGACGCGGCGGTGACCGTGCACCTGGGCGACCGCGAGGTGCTCGCGAAGCCGATGTTCCCCTGGGGCGCCGTCGGCCCGACCGTGGCGACGACGCTGTACGCGGACTTCCCGCTGCCCGACCCGGCCATCGGCGACAGCCCGAAGCTGCGGCTGACGTCGACCACGGACATCGACTCGGCGGCCGCGGCCGTCGTCCTGCACGACAAGGCGGACGCACCGGCGCGCAAACCGCCGAAGCTCGCCGACCTCGGCCCGACCACGCCGAAGGTCGGGAGGCCGCGGCTGAGCGTCGCGCACGAGACGAACGCCAGCCCGCCCACGCAGTTCCCCGCGGGCGGTCGGATCCGGATCGAACTGGTGGTCGGCGAACGCGACCACGTCATCGCGCCGACGGCCGGGGTCATCATCGACCTCGACGGGGAACGCCTGGTCACGCTGCCGACGACGGCCGACGGACCGTCCGCCGGTGGCCGCTACGAATTCTGGCTGGACGCCGCCGGGCTCGGCGCGGGCGGGCACACGATGTCCGCGCGGGTGCAGCCGGTGGACCCGGCGGTGCCCGTGAGGGACACCAAGCAGGTCTTCGAGATCAGGACCGGTTGA
- a CDS encoding MFS transporter, whose protein sequence is MPRPPRSLREAGAALAGLSAVFLFEMLDNSILNVALPTIGRELSASTTELQWVTGAYAVVFGGLMLALGALADRVGRRRVMLVGLVLLGVASLATALVTTAEQLIAVRAAMGVAAAMTTPGSLALAFRLFDDDGLRVRATTLISTVGLVGLGIGPTAGGFVLAFAPWQVLLLANAPIAALAYIGVRRGIPVDRADELHRDPVDSAGALLGTATIVLALVTPTLFVDAGAASPLPWLTTAAAVVTAVLFVVRERSARHPLLDLALVARPLVASGLAFKAAAGLATAGLAYLATLQLQLDWRWTPAQAALGMLPQVVVLIAGGALIGPLVKRVGLDKAARLSAGAVVCGLAVYGLLGRFGYAWVAVALVLVAAGIRVVGVVAGTNVMRGLPADRTTIGAALVDTASEVTTGIGIAVSGTVLAVVFTGDIATSHWSTDQTAEFHAAITWAGLALTVLAAALVGWGISRARRATADE, encoded by the coding sequence ATCCCCCGTCCGCCCCGATCCCTCAGGGAAGCGGGAGCAGCCCTCGCCGGGCTGTCGGCGGTCTTCCTGTTCGAGATGCTCGACAACTCGATCCTCAACGTCGCCCTGCCGACCATCGGCCGCGAGCTGTCGGCGTCGACGACCGAACTGCAGTGGGTCACGGGCGCGTACGCCGTCGTGTTCGGCGGCCTGATGCTGGCCCTCGGCGCGCTGGCCGACCGGGTCGGCCGCCGCCGGGTCATGCTGGTCGGGCTGGTGCTGCTGGGGGTGGCGAGCCTGGCCACCGCGCTGGTCACCACGGCGGAGCAGCTCATCGCGGTCCGCGCGGCGATGGGCGTCGCGGCCGCGATGACGACGCCGGGCTCCCTCGCCCTGGCGTTCCGCCTGTTCGACGACGACGGGCTCCGCGTCCGGGCGACGACGCTGATCTCGACGGTGGGCCTGGTCGGACTGGGGATCGGGCCCACGGCAGGTGGCTTCGTGCTCGCGTTCGCCCCGTGGCAGGTGCTGCTCCTGGCGAACGCGCCGATCGCCGCGCTCGCGTACATCGGCGTCCGGCGCGGCATCCCCGTCGACCGGGCGGATGAGCTGCACCGCGACCCGGTCGACAGCGCGGGAGCCCTGCTCGGCACGGCCACGATCGTGCTCGCGCTGGTCACACCGACGCTGTTCGTCGACGCTGGCGCCGCGTCGCCCCTCCCGTGGCTGACCACGGCGGCGGCCGTCGTGACGGCGGTGCTGTTCGTCGTCCGCGAGCGCTCCGCCCGCCACCCGCTGCTCGACCTCGCGCTCGTCGCCCGCCCGCTCGTGGCGAGCGGCCTGGCGTTCAAGGCCGCCGCGGGCCTGGCGACCGCGGGCCTCGCCTACCTCGCGACCCTGCAACTCCAGCTCGACTGGCGCTGGACGCCCGCCCAAGCGGCGTTGGGGATGCTGCCGCAGGTCGTCGTGCTCATCGCGGGCGGTGCCCTCATCGGTCCGCTGGTCAAGCGCGTCGGTCTCGACAAGGCCGCCCGGCTCAGCGCCGGGGCCGTCGTGTGCGGGCTCGCCGTCTACGGGCTGCTGGGCCGCTTCGGGTACGCGTGGGTCGCCGTCGCGCTCGTGCTGGTCGCCGCGGGCATCCGCGTCGTGGGTGTCGTGGCCGGGACCAACGTGATGCGCGGCCTCCCGGCCGACCGCACCACCATCGGCGCGGCGCTGGTGGACACCGCGAGCGAGGTCACCACCGGAATCGGCATCGCGGTCAGCGGCACCGTCCTCGCGGTCGTCTTCACCGGCGACATCGCGACCTCGCACTGGAGCACCGACCAGACCGCGGAATTCCACGCCGCGATCACCTGGGCGGGCCTCGCGCTCACGGTCCTGGCCGCGGCACTGGTCGGATGGGGCATCAGCCGCGCACGGCGCGCCACCGCCGACGAGTAG
- a CDS encoding prephenate dehydrogenase has translation MGPVPDLCVLGLGLIGGSVLRAATAVGWTAWGATKSSDDVVAARAEGFDADADLDAALRRAAAADALVVVAVPLPAVDEVLRRVAAVAPAARLTDVVSVKGPVHDSVRRLAPGTRYAGGHPMAGTSTSGWGAGRADLFRDAAWVVAVEDDTDVAVLTEVMSFALAVGAHVVPASAAEHDAAVGRISHLPHILAAVLATVGADGGPLALALAAGSFTDGTRVAGTRPELTQAMCEGNRTALLDAVDDALGRLGAARGSLASTGGLAKTIEAGHTARKALDAQKSADRTEVTIDLGSPGARDALRAVGARGGRIVSLDGATARARTS, from the coding sequence ATGGGCCCCGTGCCTGACCTGTGCGTGCTCGGACTGGGGTTGATCGGTGGCTCGGTGCTGCGCGCCGCCACGGCGGTGGGCTGGACGGCGTGGGGGGCCACGAAGTCGTCGGACGACGTGGTGGCGGCGAGAGCCGAGGGGTTCGACGCGGACGCGGACCTGGACGCCGCGCTGCGGCGGGCCGCGGCGGCTGACGCGCTGGTGGTCGTGGCGGTGCCGCTGCCCGCGGTCGACGAGGTGCTGAGGCGGGTCGCGGCGGTCGCCCCCGCCGCGAGGCTGACCGACGTGGTGAGCGTGAAGGGGCCGGTGCACGACTCGGTGCGGCGGTTGGCGCCGGGGACCAGGTACGCGGGCGGGCACCCGATGGCGGGCACGTCCACGTCCGGCTGGGGCGCCGGGCGGGCGGACCTGTTCCGCGACGCCGCCTGGGTGGTGGCCGTGGAGGACGACACCGACGTCGCCGTGCTGACCGAGGTCATGTCGTTCGCGCTGGCGGTCGGCGCCCACGTGGTGCCCGCGAGCGCGGCCGAGCACGACGCCGCGGTGGGCCGGATCTCCCACCTGCCCCACATCCTCGCCGCCGTGCTGGCGACCGTGGGCGCCGACGGCGGTCCCCTCGCCCTGGCGCTGGCCGCCGGTTCGTTCACCGACGGCACCAGGGTCGCGGGCACCCGCCCCGAACTCACGCAGGCCATGTGCGAGGGCAACCGGACCGCTCTGCTGGACGCCGTGGACGACGCCCTGGGCAGGCTCGGCGCGGCACGGGGATCGCTGGCCTCGACCGGCGGCCTGGCCAAGACGATCGAGGCCGGGCACACCGCCAGGAAGGCGCTCGACGCCCAGAAGTCCGCCGACCGGACCGAGGTGACGATCGACCTCGGCTCCCCCGGCGCACGGGACGCGCTGCGGGCCGTGGGCGCGCGGGGCGGCCGAATCGTTTCGCTGGACGGAGCCACCGCGCGCGCCCGGACCTCGTAA
- a CDS encoding DNA cytosine methyltransferase has product MPAPVPLRGATYRVADLFSGAGGMSLGFHAHPDFAVVGAADAQIGKPSSKLGSLRCNGTYRANIGIDPLELDLAAVDPVVVREAWGLKRGELDVLVACPPCSGFSRTTAANHLRDDPRNSLVGKVAAFAAELRPRVVLMENARELVKGRQRHHLQGLADELEGLGYRVAAGSHLLSRFGLPQLRERALVVAVDAGLPLRTLEDMWDGWEVRPSAITVRRAISRLPAVPAGFAHPKDPTHVSPSFRQDRTLHRMRAIPVDGGSWADLVGSEVTAALLNPAQLKIIETGRWGSHPDVYGRMWWDEPARTIKRECAHVGNGRYAHPQQHRLCTVREMALLQGFPRKFRFDVSILGNAYRHIGDAVPPMIAYQLAGLVRWILSGQAPDASSFCLPGTSLRAGDVRRTEPVDLVA; this is encoded by the coding sequence GTGCCGGCGCCCGTACCCCTCCGCGGTGCCACCTATCGGGTGGCGGACCTGTTCTCCGGAGCCGGTGGGATGAGCCTCGGCTTCCACGCCCACCCCGACTTCGCCGTCGTCGGCGCCGCCGACGCCCAGATCGGGAAGCCCTCGTCGAAGTTGGGGTCGTTGCGGTGCAACGGCACCTACCGGGCCAACATCGGCATCGACCCGCTGGAGCTGGACCTGGCCGCGGTCGACCCGGTCGTGGTGCGCGAGGCGTGGGGCCTGAAGCGCGGTGAGCTGGACGTCCTGGTGGCGTGCCCGCCGTGCTCGGGGTTCAGCCGCACGACCGCGGCGAACCACCTCCGCGACGACCCGCGCAACTCGCTGGTGGGCAAGGTGGCGGCGTTCGCGGCCGAGCTGCGGCCCCGCGTGGTGCTGATGGAGAACGCCCGCGAACTGGTCAAGGGCAGGCAGCGGCACCACCTCCAGGGGCTGGCGGACGAGCTGGAGGGGCTGGGCTACCGGGTCGCGGCCGGGTCGCACCTGCTGTCCCGCTTCGGCCTGCCGCAACTGCGCGAGCGGGCGCTGGTCGTGGCGGTCGACGCCGGGCTGCCGCTGCGGACGCTGGAGGACATGTGGGACGGCTGGGAGGTGCGGCCGTCGGCGATCACCGTGCGCCGGGCCATCTCGCGGCTGCCCGCGGTGCCCGCCGGGTTCGCGCACCCGAAGGACCCGACGCACGTGTCGCCGTCGTTCCGCCAGGACCGGACGCTGCACCGGATGCGCGCGATCCCGGTGGACGGCGGCTCGTGGGCCGACCTGGTGGGCTCCGAGGTGACCGCCGCGCTGCTGAACCCGGCCCAGCTGAAGATCATCGAGACCGGCCGCTGGGGGTCGCACCCGGACGTCTACGGGCGCATGTGGTGGGACGAGCCCGCGCGCACGATCAAGCGCGAGTGCGCGCACGTCGGCAACGGCCGGTACGCGCACCCGCAGCAGCACCGGCTGTGCACGGTGCGCGAGATGGCGCTGCTCCAGGGGTTCCCGCGCAAGTTCCGGTTCGACGTGTCCATCCTGGGCAACGCCTACCGGCACATCGGCGACGCGGTGCCGCCGATGATCGCCTACCAGCTGGCGGGTCTGGTGCGGTGGATCCTGAGTGGACAGGCGCCCGACGCGAGCTCGTTCTGCCTGCCGGGCACGTCGCTGCGCGCGGGGGACGTCCGCCGGACCGAACCGGTCGACCTGGTCGCGTGA